A window of the Desulforapulum autotrophicum HRM2 genome harbors these coding sequences:
- a CDS encoding DUF309 domain-containing protein gives MMSRSDLYKITKFDPFENQLCRQIRNELSASLMDSIHRQDISILKAVAQRFSPDHVEPVLAQYIDNRITRYREVIAQIRPTTIPTHDTYAISLLLWDQELFFEVHEWIESKWLESRGAEKQLLQALIRAAGVYVHLEAGNPKRAERMAIKALPPLIQHKSLVPGYFNVDRLIASLEPLNSVPPKLGSGSDLLGAKYPPWNNSGAQM, from the coding sequence ATGATGTCCAGATCTGATCTATACAAGATAACCAAGTTTGACCCGTTTGAGAACCAGTTGTGCCGGCAGATCCGAAATGAATTATCCGCAAGCCTTATGGACTCAATTCACCGCCAGGATATCAGCATCCTGAAAGCTGTTGCACAGCGGTTTTCACCGGATCATGTTGAGCCTGTCCTGGCCCAGTACATCGATAATCGTATCACGCGGTACCGGGAAGTGATCGCTCAGATCCGGCCCACAACCATTCCCACGCATGACACCTATGCCATCAGCCTGCTGTTATGGGATCAGGAGTTATTTTTTGAGGTCCACGAATGGATTGAATCAAAATGGCTTGAATCCAGGGGGGCGGAAAAACAATTGTTGCAGGCATTGATCCGGGCCGCCGGGGTATATGTACATCTTGAAGCAGGCAACCCGAAAAGAGCAGAGAGGATGGCCATCAAGGCATTGCCCCCTTTGATTCAACACAAGTCCCTTGTTCCGGGTTATTTCAATGTTGACCGGTTGATCGCAAGCCTGGAACCACTGAATTCTGTCCCTCCGAAACTGGGGTCGGGGTCAGACCTGCTGGGGGCAAAATACCCTCCCTGGAACAACTCAGGGGCTCAGATGTAA
- a CDS encoding acetyl-CoA hydrolase/transferase C-terminal domain-containing protein, with amino-acid sequence METRNPIQWIDRVVRPEKVIRKITPGMTIFIGTGVAEPLTLFKHLKASETSNIQDLEVFQLVSLGNAISVNEKHSSRYRLKTFFSGWDADEAIIKGLADFIPSRYFQIPEFFRSRQIHIDTVFVQITPPNEAGFCSLGVCVDVARLAMQQASLVVGEINKWMPRTFGDTFVHISDFDMLVEAEEPPIYFNRWPVDHVYNKIAENVSSRIEDETCIAFSIGPLYEALARHLVHKKDLGIHTPFFFDSLMDLVKSGAVSNQYKQKCRGKSLTSYAIGTPDLMAWLDNNPMVEFQSIDQVFNPFQISRNPKFTAVLSARKVDLYGRIALHTGRGNVGTGPGEVVDFFNGALLSQGGSAIFALPSRNRHNESNLMASILQYPNQFSQWESVSMIVTEYGIASISGRTVRERAQALIDIAHPGDRLQLVKAAREKKIIYPDQIYISHGGYLYPSEIKTKHIFENGLQVSFRAIKPSDEETMRRLFYRFSDESVYYRYFSCIRTMPHVKMQEYVNIDYGKCLSIVAETKNGQLIAEARFVCLEAEETYPEIAIIVDENYQNLGLATFMLTMLMRLGQERNLKGFKGVILSSNKKILKVIEKVDWQVNVKLNKGNYNVTIDF; translated from the coding sequence ATGGAAACCCGAAATCCCATTCAATGGATAGATCGAGTTGTCAGACCTGAAAAGGTTATTCGAAAGATAACCCCGGGGATGACGATTTTCATCGGAACAGGTGTTGCTGAACCGTTGACCTTGTTTAAACATCTAAAAGCGTCTGAAACTTCCAATATCCAGGACCTGGAGGTCTTTCAACTGGTCAGTCTTGGCAATGCCATATCCGTGAACGAAAAGCATTCTTCACGATATCGTCTTAAAACGTTTTTCTCAGGATGGGATGCCGATGAAGCTATTATAAAAGGGTTAGCTGACTTTATTCCCAGCCGCTACTTTCAGATTCCTGAATTCTTCAGATCCCGGCAGATACATATTGATACGGTTTTTGTTCAGATCACCCCGCCCAATGAAGCCGGTTTCTGCAGCCTGGGCGTTTGTGTCGACGTCGCCCGTCTGGCGATGCAGCAGGCATCACTTGTGGTTGGTGAAATAAATAAATGGATGCCGCGAACATTTGGCGATACCTTTGTTCATATTTCTGATTTTGATATGCTGGTTGAAGCGGAAGAACCGCCTATTTATTTTAACCGGTGGCCAGTTGACCATGTATACAATAAAATTGCCGAGAATGTGAGTTCACGCATTGAAGATGAAACCTGCATAGCCTTTTCCATCGGCCCGCTTTACGAAGCATTGGCCCGTCATCTGGTCCATAAAAAAGATCTCGGGATCCATACCCCCTTTTTCTTTGACAGTCTGATGGATCTGGTCAAAAGCGGTGCTGTCTCAAACCAGTACAAACAAAAATGCAGGGGTAAATCCTTAACCTCCTATGCCATTGGAACGCCCGATCTCATGGCGTGGCTCGATAACAACCCCATGGTTGAATTTCAATCCATAGATCAGGTGTTCAACCCTTTTCAGATCAGTAGAAACCCTAAATTTACAGCCGTATTGTCGGCCCGTAAGGTTGATTTGTATGGCAGGATTGCCCTTCATACGGGCAGAGGCAATGTTGGAACCGGACCGGGTGAGGTGGTTGATTTTTTTAACGGTGCCCTTCTTTCCCAAGGCGGGTCTGCAATCTTTGCCCTGCCAAGCCGGAATCGCCACAATGAGTCAAACCTCATGGCCTCTATTCTCCAGTATCCCAATCAATTCAGCCAGTGGGAATCTGTCTCCATGATCGTAACAGAATACGGTATAGCCAGCATCAGTGGTCGGACTGTGCGGGAGCGGGCCCAAGCATTGATTGATATAGCCCATCCCGGCGATCGTTTGCAACTGGTTAAAGCTGCCAGGGAAAAAAAAATCATCTACCCGGATCAAATTTATATTAGTCACGGGGGCTACCTGTATCCATCTGAAATCAAGACAAAGCATATCTTTGAAAATGGTTTGCAAGTCAGTTTCAGGGCCATCAAGCCTTCGGATGAAGAAACCATGCGGCGGTTGTTTTATCGTTTTTCCGATGAATCCGTTTATTACCGTTATTTTAGCTGTATAAGAACCATGCCCCATGTGAAAATGCAGGAATATGTGAATATTGACTATGGAAAATGCTTATCCATTGTCGCTGAAACCAAGAATGGACAGCTGATTGCCGAGGCTCGATTTGTATGTCTTGAAGCCGAGGAAACCTATCCAGAAATCGCTATTATAGTGGATGAAAATTATCAGAACCTGGGCCTTGCTACTTTTATGCTCACAATGCTGATGCGACTGGGACAGGAAAGAAATCTCAAGGGATTCAAAGGTGTTATTTTATCCAGCAATAAAAAGATACTAAAAGTGATTGAAAAGGTTGATTGGCAGGTCAACGTAAAACTCAACAAGGGCAATTACAACGTAACCATTGACTTTTAA
- a CDS encoding CotH kinase family protein, translated as MKRTIGSIGILLICLSMLLGACKSNGTSSSSGTTDSSDATETTASEDETSRPEGWTAQTHGDDASANYGIVFNEETVGRIDLTLTASDWEAMMTDENLVSAYGSFGSQTDTAMGTTPQDGIALPDGMTPPDGIDPPDGIDPPDGIDPTDGIDPTDGMVPPDEMVPADEMNQEIVELTENPIWVPCTLKFNGITWNYVGVRFKGNSSLKDAWTAGTYKMPFRFDFDEFEDTYPEIDDQRFYGFKKLTLSSGYKDDSLIREKVVADIFRGLGVPAPRTAFYRLFIDCGDGEGAKYFGLYTMVEVPAEPMLEAQFSTSDGNLYKPDGTSASFGGGTLSEEEFDKETNKGDADYSDVNALYDAINDTVTDSETWKTNLESVFDVDGFLNWLAVNTVIQNWDTYGKMAHNYYLYNDGGVLKWIPWDNNEALKDSDLAGQPPLALELDEDTLDAWPLISRMLEQTQYHNLYQNYCETTVADYFNTENMQAIYEDAHNLIYNYVVGEDGEQVGYTLLKTPDDFINSLVYLKSHVEKRNNAVDDYLIPD; from the coding sequence ATGAAACGAACAATAGGCTCCATTGGGATTTTATTGATCTGTCTGTCCATGTTACTGGGGGCCTGTAAAAGTAATGGCACTTCAAGCAGCAGTGGCACAACTGACAGCTCTGATGCCACAGAAACCACAGCCAGTGAAGATGAAACCTCCCGGCCCGAGGGCTGGACAGCCCAAACCCATGGCGATGATGCATCCGCAAATTATGGGATAGTATTTAATGAAGAGACAGTGGGACGTATTGACCTCACCCTGACAGCCTCCGACTGGGAAGCGATGATGACCGATGAAAATCTTGTATCTGCCTACGGTTCGTTTGGGTCACAAACAGATACTGCCATGGGAACGACACCCCAGGATGGAATAGCCCTTCCAGATGGGATGACTCCCCCAGATGGTATAGACCCCCCAGATGGTATAGACCCCCCAGATGGTATAGACCCCACAGATGGTATAGACCCCACAGATGGTATGGTCCCCCCGGACGAAATGGTCCCCGCAGATGAAATGAACCAAGAAATTGTGGAACTGACTGAAAATCCCATCTGGGTTCCCTGTACACTCAAATTCAACGGAATCACATGGAATTATGTGGGGGTGCGTTTTAAAGGCAACTCCTCTTTAAAGGATGCCTGGACAGCCGGCACATATAAGATGCCGTTCCGGTTTGATTTTGATGAATTTGAGGATACCTACCCGGAAATTGATGATCAACGATTTTATGGATTTAAAAAACTCACCCTTTCCAGCGGGTATAAAGATGACAGCCTCATCAGGGAAAAAGTTGTGGCAGATATATTCAGGGGGCTTGGTGTTCCTGCGCCAAGAACCGCCTTTTATCGACTCTTTATCGATTGTGGAGATGGAGAAGGGGCCAAATATTTCGGACTCTATACAATGGTTGAAGTCCCTGCCGAACCCATGCTGGAGGCACAGTTTTCAACTTCAGACGGAAACCTTTATAAACCCGATGGTACCTCGGCAAGTTTCGGAGGCGGGACCCTTTCAGAAGAAGAATTTGACAAGGAGACCAATAAGGGTGATGCCGATTACAGTGATGTCAACGCATTGTACGATGCCATCAACGATACCGTTACTGACAGTGAAACCTGGAAAACCAACCTTGAGTCTGTTTTTGATGTGGATGGTTTTCTCAACTGGCTTGCGGTGAATACGGTTATCCAGAACTGGGACACCTATGGCAAAATGGCCCATAACTACTACCTATACAACGATGGTGGTGTGCTGAAATGGATTCCCTGGGATAACAATGAAGCACTCAAAGATTCGGACCTTGCCGGCCAGCCTCCCCTTGCCCTTGAACTGGATGAAGACACATTGGACGCCTGGCCCCTGATCAGCCGGATGCTTGAACAGACCCAATACCATAACCTATATCAGAATTACTGTGAAACCACAGTCGCAGATTACTTTAATACAGAAAATATGCAGGCCATTTATGAAGATGCCCATAACCTCATTTATAATTATGTGGTGGGCGAGGACGGTGAGCAGGTGGGATACACCCTTCTCAAAACTCCCGATGACTTTATTAACAGCCTCGTCTATCTCAAATCCCATGTTGAAAAAAGGAATAATGCAGTGGACGACTATCTTATCCCTGATTGA
- a CDS encoding DUF2914 domain-containing protein produces MNNRDKIEERDLHLIEKFRSIVKSKENEPVRKPVRQAWKFWLLLVCAGVIVAGSMVFRKQPAPPVPILSEPPATLVEQEKTPPTREADQTGKQPAVRKMEPKSIAGHLNSVAPPLIKPNRSAETSVPMPSTPIEQGSARLDIQISEIVSCSSVSKRQYVAAKTIFSLKKESNSMVWMTVLSDNPPFTLTHVYYANGRKYCSIPLKIRFPRMRTWSSITLNSQDQIGKWRVEVVTGNGEKIAQLEFTIVE; encoded by the coding sequence TTGAATAACAGAGATAAAATTGAAGAGAGGGATCTGCACCTCATCGAAAAGTTCAGATCCATTGTTAAAAGTAAGGAAAATGAGCCTGTAAGAAAACCAGTCAGGCAGGCATGGAAGTTTTGGTTGCTGCTTGTTTGTGCAGGGGTGATTGTTGCGGGCTCCATGGTTTTTAGAAAACAGCCAGCCCCTCCTGTGCCCATTCTGTCTGAGCCACCTGCAACCCTTGTTGAACAAGAGAAAACCCCTCCCACCAGAGAAGCTGATCAAACGGGCAAACAGCCAGCTGTCCGAAAGATGGAGCCCAAATCGATTGCAGGGCATTTAAATTCTGTTGCCCCTCCTTTAATAAAGCCGAATCGTTCAGCAGAAACATCTGTACCAATGCCATCAACGCCGATCGAACAAGGTTCTGCCCGTCTGGATATTCAAATCTCAGAAATTGTGTCCTGCAGCAGTGTCAGCAAAAGACAATATGTCGCTGCTAAAACTATATTTTCCCTCAAAAAAGAGTCTAACTCCATGGTCTGGATGACCGTGCTGTCCGACAACCCGCCGTTTACTTTGACCCATGTCTACTATGCTAATGGGCGCAAGTATTGTTCGATCCCCCTTAAAATACGGTTTCCCCGCATGCGCACATGGAGTTCGATTACCTTGAATTCACAGGATCAAATCGGCAAATGGCGGGTTGAAGTGGTGACCGGAAACGGTGAGAAAATAGCCCAACTCGAATTTACAATTGTAGAATAG
- a CDS encoding right-handed parallel beta-helix repeat-containing protein, with protein sequence MMTQEILKMNRLKKAAIPLILSIVFNVSPLFADSFSTAKIRREQIHKVNPAVVYVNQTIQAGSQDGSSWSTAYASLAEALSCDLTGKKEIWVAKGTYYPTREKDRNASFTLVPGISIFGGFQGSEVLRAQRNWNKNPTVLSGEIGDPTDMADNVYHVVTGADDAVMDGFTIQDGYAVLGPDDIDDSGCLVEVPEAAGSLENLRIVTNIKLSAGGGLLNVHAGTLTRNCKFYNNYAGKGGAVYNMVTRYWDPGDMDAEVTGEMPFFQNCIFENNHATERGGAVNNDFMTSSTFVSCVFANNSCSAKGGALYADMGSPVYLMNVLFCHNEAERGGALVADGSSSHRMVFTTFIGNMAYDIGAALYQGTYMGEQGDQRSFIGNEVHLYRSVLLSNISISSPSSISNWHDSRVTCDKESIVEYTDGTLAIADYLDEKTYITKSQEFGFHPHRKVDIEYWTEVFDCDENRLYTAYDYDTEAVAGTPGTIYVDGDALEGGDGTSWGTAYGDLNQALEHAVSGSQVWVAQGRYLPTGGTDRSAAFVMKKGVSIYGGFKGTESNLGQRDWQANVTVLSGNIGETDLRSDNVFHVVFGAPDSVLDGFVVQDGQADGDFYNSRGGGLLCEGGASPSILNCIFKDNKAMEGGAIACNEFSAPIMTNCFITGNMAQSGAGILFETGPDRQDLGAKISGTYFLNNTAEDRGGAVYIDYGACPTFTGCTISSNTSSGNGGGVYVDNNSSQLDGIKARFNSCIVTENTTGLRGGAFAVYEGMVIINDSIIKANSAVTGGGGIAVDFLGDYINENSTSVIESNTTTTGEPDIDDERIPGFGPSPGV encoded by the coding sequence ATGATGACCCAAGAAATCCTTAAAATGAATCGTTTGAAGAAAGCCGCTATTCCACTAATCCTTTCTATCGTTTTTAACGTATCCCCTTTGTTTGCCGATTCCTTTTCAACGGCTAAGATAAGACGGGAACAGATCCACAAGGTGAACCCTGCCGTTGTCTATGTGAATCAGACCATCCAGGCGGGTTCGCAAGACGGATCATCCTGGTCCACAGCCTATGCGTCCCTGGCTGAAGCCTTAAGCTGTGATCTTACGGGTAAAAAAGAGATATGGGTGGCAAAAGGAACCTATTATCCCACCAGGGAAAAGGATCGGAATGCAAGTTTTACCCTGGTTCCTGGAATCAGTATTTTTGGCGGATTCCAGGGCAGTGAAGTCCTTCGGGCCCAACGGAACTGGAACAAAAATCCCACGGTGCTGTCCGGGGAAATCGGAGATCCCACGGATATGGCCGACAATGTGTATCATGTGGTTACCGGGGCAGACGATGCCGTCATGGACGGATTTACCATTCAGGACGGGTATGCGGTACTAGGCCCCGATGATATTGATGACAGTGGCTGTCTCGTGGAGGTTCCAGAAGCTGCTGGAAGTTTGGAAAATCTTCGTATTGTGACAAATATAAAATTATCTGCAGGGGGAGGGCTGTTAAATGTTCATGCTGGAACCCTTACCCGTAACTGTAAATTTTATAACAACTATGCAGGCAAGGGTGGAGCTGTCTATAATATGGTCACCCGGTACTGGGATCCCGGCGACATGGACGCCGAAGTTACGGGTGAGATGCCTTTTTTTCAAAATTGTATATTTGAAAACAACCATGCCACGGAGCGGGGTGGGGCTGTGAACAATGATTTTATGACGTCTTCGACTTTTGTGAGTTGTGTTTTTGCCAATAACAGCTGTAGTGCAAAGGGTGGTGCATTGTATGCGGACATGGGCAGTCCCGTTTATCTCATGAATGTCCTTTTCTGCCACAACGAAGCGGAACGGGGAGGGGCGCTGGTGGCCGACGGATCCTCTTCACACAGGATGGTGTTTACGACATTTATTGGTAATATGGCCTATGATATCGGCGCAGCACTTTACCAGGGGACTTATATGGGGGAACAGGGGGACCAAAGGTCTTTCATCGGCAACGAGGTCCATCTCTATCGATCTGTTCTGCTTTCAAATATCAGCATATCCTCTCCATCTTCCATCAGTAACTGGCACGATTCCCGTGTAACCTGCGACAAAGAATCCATTGTGGAATATACCGACGGCACCCTTGCCATTGCCGATTATCTGGATGAAAAAACTTACATCACTAAGTCCCAGGAATTCGGGTTTCACCCCCATCGAAAGGTGGATATCGAATACTGGACAGAAGTTTTTGATTGTGATGAAAACCGTTTGTATACGGCATACGACTATGACACAGAGGCTGTGGCCGGCACCCCGGGCACCATATATGTGGATGGCGATGCCCTAGAAGGTGGGGATGGTACATCCTGGGGCACCGCCTATGGCGATTTAAATCAGGCCCTTGAGCATGCTGTTTCCGGTTCACAGGTGTGGGTGGCCCAGGGCCGATATCTGCCCACAGGCGGAACGGATCGCTCAGCTGCCTTTGTCATGAAAAAGGGGGTGTCCATATATGGTGGTTTTAAAGGGACCGAATCCAACCTTGGTCAACGGGACTGGCAAGCCAATGTCACTGTTCTTTCCGGAAATATCGGTGAAACCGATTTACGATCTGACAATGTTTTTCATGTTGTTTTTGGCGCCCCAGACAGTGTTTTGGATGGCTTTGTCGTCCAGGATGGCCAGGCGGATGGTGATTTTTACAACAGCAGGGGCGGTGGACTTCTCTGCGAAGGAGGGGCCTCTCCCAGCATCCTTAACTGCATATTTAAAGACAATAAGGCCATGGAAGGCGGAGCCATTGCCTGTAATGAATTCAGTGCACCCATAATGACCAATTGTTTTATCACAGGAAACATGGCCCAATCCGGGGCAGGGATTCTTTTTGAGACAGGTCCGGATAGACAAGATCTCGGGGCTAAAATAAGCGGGACCTATTTTCTGAACAATACTGCCGAAGACCGCGGAGGGGCTGTTTATATTGACTACGGCGCCTGCCCCACCTTCACCGGATGCACCATATCAAGCAATACCAGCAGCGGAAACGGGGGCGGTGTTTATGTGGACAACAACTCTTCCCAGCTTGACGGGATCAAGGCAAGATTCAACTCCTGCATAGTGACGGAAAATACCACAGGCCTTCGGGGCGGAGCCTTTGCAGTTTATGAAGGTATGGTTATTATCAATGACTCAATAATCAAAGCCAACTCGGCCGTCACCGGAGGCGGAGGCATTGCCGTTGATTTCCTGGGCGATTATATAAACGAAAACAGTACCTCAGTAATTGAAAGCAATACCACCACAACAGGTGAGCCTGATATTGATGACGAGAGAATACCAGGGTTTGGACCTTCCCCAGGCGTCTGA
- a CDS encoding M23 family metallopeptidase gives MILINKYFHLICIVLLLAASVIFLSSSVGISNIPPISEQNNTLINRGNDSLSESGESGSGMGAFPSDSKGNNLLGCDKSMGQKSMTVTPDIQGEIGRNNTVYGKLISCGLSPTQILNLTQAFEKTFDFRSAGPDDQFQIFFGAENQLDKFIYNPDPLREYIAKRNETGGFTVSRQDAIPEKRVEAMDVILNSSLCQAILDNGEQQCLVDQFVKIFSWDIDFYLFPRKGDRITILYEKYFIDDTFINYGKILAAKYAGQNGTFSCFSFNGGYYDAQGDPLKKRFLRIPVEFGVKTSGYSIKRFHPVQKKYKPHTGIDYGARMGTPIFATAQGKVTYSGWKTGYGKVVILKHSNGYQTYYAHCSKLIAKKGQFVDQGQTIAKVGMTGVATGPHVHYEVRIKGKPVDPMTVKNFKGKPLSPKKLEQFRATVQSRLLLVEEKNHQNSSGTLLVRGDSPE, from the coding sequence TTGATTTTGATTAATAAATATTTTCACCTGATATGCATCGTGCTTTTGCTGGCTGCGTCGGTCATTTTCCTATCATCGAGCGTCGGTATCAGCAATATTCCCCCCATTTCAGAACAGAACAATACCCTTATAAACAGGGGAAATGACAGTTTGTCCGAATCTGGAGAATCAGGGTCTGGCATGGGTGCATTTCCCTCTGATTCCAAAGGGAATAATCTTCTGGGTTGTGATAAATCCATGGGGCAGAAGTCAATGACTGTGACCCCTGATATTCAGGGGGAAATCGGCAGAAATAACACTGTATATGGAAAATTGATCTCTTGTGGATTATCTCCCACTCAAATTTTAAACCTGACCCAGGCCTTTGAAAAAACTTTTGATTTCAGATCAGCTGGGCCAGATGATCAATTCCAGATTTTTTTTGGTGCAGAGAATCAACTTGATAAATTTATATACAACCCTGATCCCTTGCGTGAATATATTGCAAAGCGAAATGAAACGGGTGGTTTTACAGTTTCCCGGCAGGATGCCATTCCGGAAAAAAGGGTTGAAGCAATGGATGTTATCCTTAACTCGTCCCTTTGCCAGGCCATTTTAGACAACGGGGAACAACAGTGCCTGGTTGATCAATTTGTGAAGATCTTTTCCTGGGACATAGATTTTTATCTTTTTCCAAGAAAGGGTGACAGGATAACGATTCTCTATGAGAAATATTTTATAGATGATACGTTCATCAACTATGGCAAGATCCTGGCTGCGAAATATGCCGGACAAAATGGCACATTTTCCTGTTTTTCCTTCAATGGTGGATACTATGATGCCCAGGGCGATCCATTGAAAAAAAGGTTTCTGCGGATACCGGTTGAATTTGGTGTCAAAACTTCTGGCTATTCCATTAAACGGTTTCACCCAGTGCAAAAAAAATACAAACCCCATACCGGCATTGATTATGGTGCCAGGATGGGAACCCCTATTTTTGCCACAGCCCAGGGGAAGGTGACCTATTCTGGCTGGAAAACCGGTTATGGCAAGGTTGTTATCCTAAAACATTCCAACGGATATCAGACTTATTATGCCCATTGCAGCAAACTCATTGCAAAAAAAGGTCAGTTTGTGGATCAGGGTCAGACCATTGCAAAGGTGGGGATGACCGGCGTTGCCACAGGCCCCCATGTCCATTATGAGGTGCGTATCAAGGGCAAACCCGTTGATCCAATGACCGTAAAAAATTTCAAGGGCAAACCCCTTTCTCCCAAGAAACTTGAACAGTTCAGGGCAACTGTACAATCACGGCTTCTATTGGTGGAGGAAAAAAATCACCAGAACAGCAGTGGAACTCTGCTGGTGCGTGGTGACTCACCTGAGTAA
- a CDS encoding phosphotransferase enzyme family protein yields MKDLTDLEYLNRVVRGYKLELSRLYGDGGIIGSPERSLNRTVAEDRAGERYIVEEFVSEKSDKKQRIGEYQHTLQDLAVPHVHPPLRNRDGCVLTELDGRFFQITPFIPGVVLPRPDYVMDAWRGEAMADFLISLYGKTRDTPMLRQQEKAGQGFSIAGYVQKILKEIDQKNPEISSRVRPVAACLTDRFMADHDRVPRIFCHGDFHVMNVIWDVSKIAGVIDWEFCGLRPDVYDIANMIGCIGIENPNALGGPLVTRFLEKLFQSSLISRMGWENLAEFIISLRFAWLGEWLRNNDLEMIEMELVYMTLLAENQATLFR; encoded by the coding sequence TTGAAAGACTTAACTGATCTTGAATATTTAAACCGGGTGGTCCGGGGATACAAACTTGAACTGAGCCGTCTTTATGGGGATGGGGGAATCATTGGAAGCCCGGAACGGAGCCTGAACCGAACCGTGGCGGAAGACCGGGCAGGTGAGCGATACATTGTAGAAGAGTTTGTGTCCGAGAAATCCGACAAAAAGCAGCGGATTGGGGAATACCAGCACACCTTACAAGATTTGGCGGTCCCCCATGTGCATCCTCCCCTGAGAAACCGAGACGGATGTGTGCTGACGGAACTTGACGGACGTTTTTTCCAGATCACCCCATTTATTCCAGGTGTGGTACTGCCCCGGCCAGACTATGTCATGGACGCCTGGCGGGGGGAGGCCATGGCTGATTTCCTCATTTCTCTTTACGGAAAAACCCGTGACACCCCGATGCTCCGACAGCAAGAAAAAGCCGGTCAGGGGTTTTCAATCGCCGGGTATGTGCAGAAAATTTTGAAAGAGATTGATCAGAAAAATCCTGAAATTTCAAGCCGGGTTCGCCCAGTGGCTGCATGTCTGACAGACCGGTTTATGGCGGATCATGACAGGGTGCCCCGAATCTTTTGCCATGGGGATTTTCATGTGATGAATGTGATCTGGGACGTTTCAAAGATTGCCGGTGTAATCGACTGGGAGTTTTGCGGTCTTCGTCCCGATGTGTATGATATTGCCAACATGATCGGCTGCATCGGAATAGAGAATCCCAACGCCCTGGGAGGTCCCCTGGTGACACGGTTTCTTGAAAAGCTCTTCCAGAGCAGTCTGATTTCCAGGATGGGCTGGGAGAACCTGGCTGAATTCATCATTTCCCTGAGGTTTGCCTGGCTTGGCGAATGGCTCAGAAATAATGACCTGGAGATGATCGAGATGGAGCTGGTTTACATGACGCTTCTTGCGGAAAATCAGGCGACCCTGTTTCGTTAA